One segment of Pseudophryne corroboree isolate aPseCor3 chromosome 10, aPseCor3.hap2, whole genome shotgun sequence DNA contains the following:
- the LOC134965739 gene encoding chloride channel protein ClC-Kb-like, whose product MDAPGTEQGEERTLVRKDVFRPWPKTRRVVKVCLQGVKGILFRVGEDWYFLFALGVIMALISFTMDFTVSKMLNAHRWLQQELGGNVLLQYLSWIVYPIALVAFSTGFAQSITPHSGGSGIPELKTILSGVILEEYLTIKNFGAKVVGLTCTLSAGSVVFLGKVGPFVHLSSMIAAYLGRMRSSVIGDYENKSKDHEMLVAAAAVGVSTVFGAPISGVLFSVEVMSSHFAVRNYWRGFFAATCGAFMFRLLAVFNSEQETIAAVFKTNFKISFPFDLPETFFFMILGVICGVICCAYLFCQRWLLGYVRRSPFTTKLLASDKPMFSALVALLLGTITFPNFLGNFLASRLTMKELLVSLFDNRTWWTLSQNASVPRPLGVDPNNLWLEWSNPQITIFGTLAFFIVMKFWMFTLATTLPLPAGYFMPVFIYGAAIGRLVGETVAYIFPEGITTNGVVNPIIPGGYALAGAAAYSGAVTHTLSTALLAFEATGQIAHILPVILSVLIANAISQKFQPSFYDGTIIVKKLPYLPRIRSRQINSYKVNTQEFMNVDIKALSREASFEDVLQVITSSDDPEYPVVDNTESRVLVGTVKRSQLVRFLETHKSSQEPRSMEHKPQTPCDGNLSDGCTIEPITFQLSSWTSLHEAHNLFESLNLQDLFVTEFGKLVGQVTRKEMREAIENLANPK is encoded by the exons TTTGCCTGCAAGGAGTGAAAGGGATCCTGTTCCGGGTCGGTGAAGACTGGTATTTTCTGTTTGCTCTGGGAGTCATCATGGCCCTCATTAGCTTCACAATGGACTTCACCGTCTCCAAAATGTTGAATG CTCATCGGTGGCTCCAGCAGGAACTCGGGGGGAACGTTTTGCTCCAGTACCTCTCCTGGATCGTGTACCCCATTGCCCTGGTCGCATTCTCCACTGGCTTTGCCCAGAGCATCACTCCTCACTCGGGAG GGTCTGGCATTCCGGAACTGAAGACGATCCTCTCTGGGGTCATCCTGGAGGAGTATTTAACGATCAAGAACTTTGGTGCCAAGGTGGTGGGCCTGACCTGCACCCTGTCCGCGGGCAGCGTTGTGTTCCTGGGCAAAGTG GGCCCCTTTGTGCACCTGTCCAGCATGATCGCAGCCTACCTGGGACGGATGAGGTCATCAGTCATCGGAGACTATGAG AATAAGAGCAAGGACCACGAGATGCTGGTGGCGGCGGCTGCAGTCGGCGTCTCTACTGTGTTTGGCGCTCCGATCAGCG GAGTATTGTTCAGCGTAGAGGTGATGTCATCGCATTTCGCTGTAAGGAACTACTGGCGAGGATTCTTCGCTGCCACCTGTGGAGCCTTCATGTTCCGCCTTTTAGCCGTCTTCAATAGCGAACAGG AGACAATCGCAGCCGTGTTCAAGACCAACTTCAAGATCTCCTTTCCCTTCGACCTCCCTGAGACTTTCTTCTTCATGATATTGGG GGTGATCTGCGGAGTCATATGCTGCGCCTATCTCTTCTGTCAGCGCTGGCTCCTGGGATATGTCAGGAGAAGCCCTTTCACCACTAAGCTGCTGGCGTCTGA TAAACCCATGTTCTCCGCCTTGGTGGCCCTTCTGCTGGGGACGATAACGTTTCCTAATTTCTTAGGAAACTTCCTGGCATCACGG CTCACAATGAAGGAACTCCTTGTCTCTCTCTTTGACAATCGAACCTGGTGGACGCTGTCCCAGAATGCCTCAGTTCCCAGGCCACTAGGAGTGGACCCCAATAATTTGTGGCTGGAATGGTCGAACCCTCAAATCACTATCTTTGGCACTCTGGCGTTTTTCATTGTCATGAAG TTTTGGATGTTTACTTTGGCCACTACGCTTCCCTTGCCGGCGGGCTACTTCATGCCGGTGTTTATATATG GGGCTGCCATTGGACGTCTGGTGGGGGAGACAGTTGCCTATATCTTCCCAGAGGGCATCACCACAAATGGCGTTGTTAACCCCATCATCCCTGGAGGCTACGCACTGGCAG GAGCCGCCGCCTATTCCGGGGCAGTGACTCACACCCTCTCCACGGCCTTGCTTGCCTTTGAAGCCACCGGTCAGATAGCGCACATCCTTCCTGTCATCCTGTCTGTGCTCATCGCCAACGCCATCTCCCAGAAGTTCCAACCATCTTTCTATGATGGCACCATCATTGTGAAGAAGCTTCCGTACCTTCCTCGTATTCGGAGCCGGCAGATAAA CTCATACAAGGTGAACACCCAGGAGTTTATGAATGTGGACATTAAGGCCCTCTCCAGGGAGGCCAGTTTTGAAGATGTTCTGCAGGTCATTACTTCTTCTGATGACCCTGAGTATCCAGTGGTGGACAACACAG AGTCTCGCGTTTTGGTGGGTACTGTGAAGAGGTCTCAGCTGGTCCGCTTTCTGGAGACCCATAAGTCCAGTCAGGAACCGAGGAGCATGGAGCATAAG CCGCAGACCCCGTGTGACGGTAACCTGAGTGACGGCTGCACCATTGAGCCAATCACTTTCCAGCTGTCCTCGTGGACATCCCTACATGAG GCTCATAACCTCTTTGAGTCGCTGAATCTTCAGGATTTGTTTGTCACCGAATTCGGGAAGCTGGTCGGCCAGGTCACCAGGAAGGAG ATGAGGGAAGCAATTGAGAACCTGGCAAACCCCAAATAA